One window of Alkaliphilus metalliredigens QYMF genomic DNA carries:
- a CDS encoding IS1634 family transposase, whose product MYISKSKRPNGKYFISIAKGIRDPETKKSKKIQIKGFGTHDLDSKSGKKALVQAEAELKEMIRLDEASRGFENFEDFIVSMSKDKLSLKHKNIGYLPYLEIFNQLELQSFFSKMVKDSKLDYSFSDMMFYQVLGRLFNPSSKLEVATRKDDFLYDFNFVNNDNIYSSLDVFSGFNKHKSKALQDGIQVINDMEILLDTVDSEAKKILETNINNTSHELEELITSYDSNFEMNENKLFKHLNKHMEKIVPERNISLAFYDCTTYYFESFDEDGFRERGMSKDNKRNETQVVMGLLIDTNGIPISYRLFKGNKHELHTMKEVIDDILNNYTIKEIIIVADRGLNSRANLEMIRGKGLNYIVGSKGSAVPKDLKEKKFNSSWNITSKAEAKYKSGYITSKRKVSHNDETYDELIIKKYSDVYKEREMFKQDKMLERAKKNIKDFTINSTTKSKSKYYKAVDNPKEKINIEIDEEKIKQEQENFGYFYIVTNKVEMNPADIMVAYKSLYKIEESFRILKTNLKARPVYHFKERRIRSHFLICYLALVIQRVLEYKLEEKNVEISTHEIINGLEGFVIDEIDYKVDKLYMISDKLFKSKINQDIFKIEKNVLLSNEISNIIKKM is encoded by the coding sequence ATGTATATTAGTAAATCTAAAAGACCAAATGGTAAGTATTTCATATCAATTGCTAAGGGGATTAGAGATCCTGAAACTAAGAAATCAAAAAAAATTCAGATTAAAGGTTTTGGTACTCATGATTTGGATTCTAAATCAGGTAAGAAAGCTCTTGTGCAAGCTGAAGCTGAGCTAAAAGAAATGATTAGACTAGATGAAGCTTCTCGAGGATTTGAAAACTTTGAAGATTTTATTGTATCCATGTCAAAAGATAAGCTTTCTCTTAAGCATAAAAATATTGGCTATCTACCATACTTAGAAATCTTTAACCAATTGGAATTACAAAGTTTCTTTTCTAAGATGGTCAAAGACTCTAAACTTGATTATTCTTTTAGCGATATGATGTTCTATCAAGTACTTGGTAGATTATTCAATCCTTCTAGTAAGCTTGAAGTAGCTACTAGAAAGGATGATTTCCTGTATGATTTTAATTTTGTAAATAACGATAATATTTATTCCTCTTTGGATGTTTTTTCTGGATTTAATAAACATAAATCTAAAGCGTTACAAGATGGCATTCAAGTCATAAACGATATGGAGATTCTCTTAGATACCGTTGATTCAGAGGCTAAAAAAATATTAGAAACTAACATAAACAATACCTCTCACGAATTAGAAGAACTAATAACGTCTTATGATAGTAATTTTGAAATGAATGAAAACAAACTTTTCAAACATCTCAATAAACATATGGAAAAGATTGTTCCAGAAAGAAATATATCTTTAGCCTTTTATGACTGCACAACCTATTACTTTGAGTCTTTTGATGAAGACGGTTTTAGAGAAAGAGGCATGAGTAAGGATAATAAAAGAAATGAAACACAAGTGGTTATGGGTTTATTAATAGACACAAATGGCATCCCTATTTCCTATAGGCTTTTCAAAGGCAACAAACATGAATTACATACCATGAAAGAGGTCATTGACGATATATTAAATAATTACACCATAAAAGAAATTATTATCGTTGCTGACAGAGGCTTAAATTCAAGGGCTAACTTAGAAATGATCCGTGGCAAAGGGCTTAACTACATTGTAGGTTCTAAGGGCAGTGCAGTGCCTAAAGATCTAAAAGAGAAGAAATTCAATTCATCTTGGAACATCACTTCTAAAGCCGAGGCTAAATATAAAAGCGGCTATATCACCAGTAAAAGAAAAGTGAGTCACAATGATGAAACCTATGATGAATTAATCATAAAAAAATATTCAGATGTCTACAAAGAACGGGAGATGTTTAAACAAGATAAAATGCTTGAAAGAGCGAAAAAAAATATAAAAGATTTTACAATTAATTCAACAACTAAATCTAAAAGCAAGTATTACAAAGCTGTTGATAATCCTAAAGAGAAAATAAACATTGAGATCGATGAAGAAAAAATTAAACAAGAACAAGAGAATTTCGGATATTTTTACATCGTTACCAATAAAGTAGAGATGAATCCAGCAGATATAATGGTGGCTTATAAATCCCTGTATAAAATTGAAGAGTCCTTCAGAATATTAAAAACAAATTTAAAAGCAAGACCTGTGTATCACTTTAAAGAACGAAGAATCCGGTCACATTTTTTAATTTGTTATTTGGCCTTAGTCATCCAGAGAGTATTAGAGTATAAATTAGAAGAGAAAAACGTTGAAATATCTACCCATGAAATAATCAATGGTCTAGAAGGGTTTGTTATAGATGAGATTGATTACAAAGTAGACAAATTATATATGATCTCAGACAAATTATTTAAGAGCAAAATAAACCAAGACATATTTAAAATTGAAAAGAATGTTCTACTGAGTAATGAAATCTCCAATATAATTAAAAAGATGTAG
- a CDS encoding transposase, with protein MGKQNKHYDAEFKQDAVNYYYSSGKTGDQVAKELKI; from the coding sequence ATGGGAAAGCAAAACAAACATTATGATGCTGAATTCAAACAGGATGCAGTTAATTACTATTACTCATCGGGTAAAACAGGAGACCAAGTTGCAAAAGAATTAAAAATATGA
- a CDS encoding IS3 family transposase, translating to MLKIIGVSTTGYYSFKKRKPSKQSIRKQEVKKEIVEIYNESKQIYGAPKITETLLSRGHTIAEKTVGNYMREEGIKAIWVTRYVRTTIAPDFDTKLKNILNREFNPTSPNTIWVTDYPDVGIRLILLTLKPLQALFI from the coding sequence GTGCTTAAAATTATCGGCGTTTCGACAACTGGTTATTACAGCTTTAAAAAGCGAAAGCCTTCAAAACAGAGTATTCGCAAGCAAGAAGTAAAGAAAGAAATTGTTGAGATATATAACGAATCAAAGCAAATTTATGGAGCACCCAAAATCACAGAAACATTGCTCTCAAGAGGGCACACCATTGCTGAGAAGACTGTAGGCAACTATATGCGAGAAGAAGGCATAAAAGCTATATGGGTAACTCGTTATGTTAGAACAACAATTGCTCCTGATTTTGATACTAAACTTAAAAATATACTTAATAGAGAGTTTAACCCCACTTCTCCAAACACGATTTGGGTAACTGATTATCCCGATGTCGGGATAAGATTGATATTACTTACATTGAAACCCCTACAGGCTTTGTTTATATGA